One stretch of Pirellulales bacterium DNA includes these proteins:
- a CDS encoding threonine/serine dehydratase, whose translation MLAAQKRLRPYLAPTPLYNYPALDELLGTEVFVKHENYQPVGAFKVRGGVNLISQLSPDERARGVIAASTGNHGQSVAYAARLFGVTARVVVPARANPGKVAAIQGMGAEVIFWGENFDAARLHCEALAHEHGYRYIHSGDEPLLIAGVATEVLEMLTEEPALDAIFVPVGGGSGAAGAALVAAAIKPSLRVVGVQADRAPAAYQSWRQRRMVEVPSTTCAEGLSTGAGFALPQAMLWDLLKEFMLVTDEEIRRAMVWMVERAHTLAEGAAASSLAAAFRLRHELAGKKVGLICSGGNTSLEQLQQALDEWSANSVNP comes from the coding sequence GTGCTCGCTGCGCAGAAACGGTTGCGCCCTTACCTCGCCCCCACGCCGCTGTACAACTATCCGGCGCTCGACGAGTTGCTGGGGACCGAGGTGTTCGTCAAGCACGAGAACTATCAGCCGGTCGGCGCCTTCAAGGTGCGTGGCGGGGTGAATCTGATTTCTCAGCTCAGTCCCGATGAGCGCGCCCGCGGCGTGATCGCTGCCTCGACCGGCAACCACGGCCAGTCGGTCGCTTATGCTGCGAGATTATTCGGTGTCACGGCCCGCGTAGTGGTGCCCGCCCGAGCCAATCCGGGCAAGGTGGCGGCGATTCAGGGTATGGGGGCCGAAGTGATTTTCTGGGGCGAGAATTTCGATGCCGCGCGGTTGCACTGCGAGGCACTCGCCCACGAGCACGGTTATCGATACATTCATTCCGGTGACGAGCCGCTATTGATCGCGGGGGTGGCCACCGAGGTTTTGGAGATGCTCACCGAAGAGCCGGCGCTGGACGCGATCTTTGTCCCCGTTGGCGGCGGCAGTGGCGCCGCCGGCGCGGCGCTGGTCGCTGCTGCGATCAAGCCCAGCCTGCGCGTCGTGGGGGTGCAGGCGGATCGGGCGCCAGCCGCCTACCAATCCTGGCGGCAGCGCCGCATGGTCGAGGTGCCGAGCACGACCTGCGCCGAAGGGCTTTCGACGGGTGCCGGTTTCGCCTTGCCTCAGGCCATGCTCTGGGACCTGCTTAAAGAGTTCATGTTGGTCACTGACGAAGAAATTCGCCGCGCTATGGTGTGGATGGTGGAGCGTGCCCACACGCTAGCCGAAGGAGCCGCTGCCTCGTCATTGGCCGCCGCGTTTCGATTGCGGCACGAACTGGCCGGCAAGAAGGTCGGCCTGATATGCTCAGGCGGCAATACGTCGCTCGAGCAACTGCAGCAAGCGCTCGACGAGTGGTCGGCAAACTCCGTCAATCCTTGA
- a CDS encoding serine hydrolase domain-containing protein — protein MRRLRIGYPLLACLTLLATWQWSSWQSSAWAAVVPAGAIDRIDTIVREGLEKKIASYAVAVVKDGRLVLARGYGFADLENSVPASAETIYRLGSITKQFTSLAILQLAEAGKLSVDDELTKFLSDYPVQGHKVTIHQLLNHTSGIKAYTSLPNFFRTARQDLSHEGMLALFKELPFDFEPGEKMQYNNSGYYLLGLVIEKASGQSYAEYLADHVFKPLGMHATRYGDMRPLIPHRAQGYKRSLGELVNDDPISMNAPGAAGALVSNVLDLVKWHQALEAGDFLSSASYDALYRPTKLADGKEQKYGYGWGLGEMSTHRKLSHGGGINGFSTMIARYPDDRLAVIVLSNTAGAPASGIESHIAKVMLGIEEKPVVDLPADEQLLKPLLGTYELNEGKLQITMEEGKLQAQSPGQPRDRLKYQGDRQFVSTSNDDVRFTFKQAEGKVTSIDIEGPGGSSSAKRVEP, from the coding sequence ATGCGTCGCTTACGGATCGGTTACCCGCTGTTGGCATGTCTGACGCTGCTCGCAACCTGGCAATGGTCGAGTTGGCAATCATCGGCGTGGGCTGCCGTCGTCCCTGCCGGCGCCATCGACCGCATCGACACGATCGTGCGCGAGGGGTTGGAAAAGAAGATCGCTTCCTATGCCGTCGCCGTGGTAAAAGATGGCCGCCTTGTGCTCGCCCGCGGCTACGGCTTTGCCGACCTCGAAAACAGCGTGCCCGCCTCCGCCGAAACCATCTACCGATTGGGCTCGATCACCAAACAGTTCACGTCGCTAGCGATTCTGCAATTGGCCGAGGCAGGCAAGCTATCCGTCGACGACGAACTGACGAAGTTCCTCTCAGATTATCCGGTGCAGGGGCACAAAGTCACGATCCACCAGTTGCTCAATCACACGTCGGGCATCAAAGCCTATACCAGCCTTCCCAATTTCTTTCGCACGGCACGGCAGGATCTGTCGCACGAGGGCATGCTCGCGCTCTTTAAGGAACTGCCCTTCGATTTCGAGCCGGGCGAGAAGATGCAATACAACAATTCCGGCTATTATCTGCTGGGCCTAGTGATCGAAAAGGCCAGTGGCCAAAGCTATGCCGAGTATCTTGCCGACCACGTCTTCAAACCGCTGGGAATGCACGCCACGCGATACGGTGATATGCGACCACTGATCCCGCACCGGGCCCAAGGCTACAAACGATCTCTCGGTGAGCTGGTGAACGACGATCCGATCAGCATGAACGCTCCTGGCGCCGCGGGGGCACTCGTGTCGAACGTGCTCGATCTGGTGAAGTGGCACCAGGCGCTCGAAGCCGGCGACTTTCTTTCCTCGGCATCTTACGATGCCTTATACCGCCCCACTAAGCTGGCCGACGGTAAAGAGCAAAAATATGGCTACGGCTGGGGATTGGGCGAAATGTCCACCCATCGCAAGCTGAGCCACGGCGGCGGCATCAATGGCTTTTCGACTATGATTGCCCGCTACCCGGACGATCGCCTGGCGGTGATTGTCTTGTCAAATACCGCCGGTGCGCCCGCCAGCGGCATCGAAAGCCATATTGCGAAGGTAATGCTGGGTATCGAGGAGAAACCGGTGGTCGATCTGCCGGCCGACGAACAATTGCTCAAGCCGCTACTGGGCACGTACGAGTTGAACGAAGGAAAACTGCAGATCACGATGGAAGAGGGGAAACTGCAGGCACAATCGCCAGGTCAGCCGCGAGATCGTTTGAAATACCAGGGAGATCGGCAATTCGTTTCGACCTCTAACGACGACGTCCGCTTTACGTTTAAGCAGGCCGAGGGCAAGGTGACAAGCATCGATATCGAAGGCCCCGGCGGATCATCATCGGCCAAGCGTGTCGAGCCTTAG
- a CDS encoding helix-turn-helix domain-containing protein: protein MALRTLAADLVRLFDAAAGPVFVLDDKRRIVFVNDACAAWTGCSANELAGQESRYHSSAEVTGPAAVAAALAPPPEVWNGHRASAIVSLAGLDGALIPRHVDFVPLGTDALEMVGVVAIASARIADADAVEALAGNQATRESSAQELHERLARWRRKLAGRFHLDHLLGDSAAMRQVRNQVELAAGSAASVTVIGPAGCGRQHVARAIHYGRAAQAAGSLVPLVCPLLSGSLLESTIRAMARASSSTPTARPATLLLCEADQLAAEAQEQLARSIASGLSFRIIATARESLATLAAQEKFRPDLACALSTVEIRLVRLVDRLEDLPLVAQRFVEEQNRQGGKQRAGLSPEAIDRLMIYTWPGNVAELAEVIAAAHAQAEGPSIGPGDLPAKIQLVLDALARPRKVEPTIVLEQFLARIEEELIRRALARAKGNKTKAARLLGMTRPRLYRRLVQLGLEKDPE, encoded by the coding sequence ATGGCCTTGCGAACTCTCGCCGCCGACCTGGTCCGGCTGTTCGACGCGGCAGCAGGCCCCGTGTTCGTTCTCGACGACAAGCGGCGGATCGTCTTTGTCAACGATGCCTGCGCCGCATGGACCGGTTGCTCGGCCAATGAGCTGGCGGGTCAGGAGTCGCGTTACCACTCCAGCGCCGAAGTCACGGGCCCCGCGGCCGTGGCCGCCGCTTTGGCCCCGCCCCCCGAGGTCTGGAACGGTCACCGCGCCAGCGCGATCGTTTCACTTGCCGGGCTCGACGGAGCGCTGATTCCTCGTCATGTCGACTTTGTACCACTGGGCACCGACGCGCTGGAGATGGTTGGCGTAGTGGCAATTGCTTCAGCCCGCATCGCGGACGCCGACGCGGTAGAAGCACTCGCCGGCAACCAGGCGACGAGAGAATCGTCAGCCCAAGAATTGCACGAACGCCTGGCTCGTTGGCGGCGCAAGCTGGCCGGCCGTTTCCACCTCGACCACCTGCTGGGCGACAGCGCCGCGATGCGCCAGGTGCGCAACCAGGTCGAGTTGGCCGCTGGCAGCGCGGCGAGTGTAACGGTCATCGGTCCGGCCGGGTGCGGGCGGCAGCACGTGGCCCGCGCGATTCATTATGGCCGCGCGGCGCAAGCGGCCGGTTCGCTAGTTCCATTGGTCTGTCCACTGTTGAGCGGCAGCCTGCTGGAATCGACCATCCGGGCCATGGCGCGCGCGAGCTCCTCGACCCCGACGGCGCGCCCGGCCACACTTTTGTTGTGCGAGGCGGATCAATTAGCCGCCGAAGCGCAAGAGCAACTGGCCCGCAGTATCGCGTCCGGTCTGAGCTTCCGCATTATCGCGACGGCGCGAGAGTCGTTGGCAACCTTGGCGGCGCAGGAGAAGTTTCGCCCCGATCTGGCCTGCGCCTTGTCGACGGTCGAGATCCGTTTAGTGCGATTGGTCGACAGGCTGGAGGACTTGCCGCTGGTGGCGCAGCGGTTTGTCGAAGAGCAGAACCGGCAGGGGGGCAAGCAACGGGCCGGCCTTTCGCCCGAGGCCATCGATCGGCTGATGATCTACACCTGGCCCGGCAATGTGGCGGAATTGGCCGAGGTTATCGCGGCGGCACATGCCCAAGCCGAGGGCCCCAGCATTGGTCCGGGCGACCTGCCGGCCAAGATCCAATTGGTGCTCGACGCGCTGGCCCGGCCGCGCAAGGTCGAACCGACGATCGTGCTCGAGCAGTTCCTGGCGCGCATCGAGGAAGAACTGATCCGCCGCGCTCTGGCCCGCGCCAAGGGGAACAAGACCAAGGCGGCCCGCCTGTTGGGCATGACCCGCCCGCGGCTGTACCGCCGTCTGGTGCAGTTGGGGCTGGAGAAGGATCCCGAGTAA
- the aroH gene encoding chorismate mutase codes for MTAQNQGDVRCRGVRGATTADGNTREEILQATRQLLALMIRQNGIEPHDLASAIFSTTVDLDAEFPALAARQLGWLDVALLCTHELDVPGSLRNCIRVLLHWNTTKPPGELAHVYVKGASILRPDLSRLPPVDWDELETWIDEELANQSKHRAPRPQ; via the coding sequence ATGACTGCACAAAATCAAGGTGACGTTCGCTGCCGCGGCGTGCGCGGCGCCACAACGGCCGACGGCAACACGCGGGAAGAGATCCTGCAGGCCACGCGCCAGCTGTTGGCGTTGATGATCCGCCAGAATGGCATCGAGCCGCACGATTTGGCGAGCGCCATCTTCAGCACGACGGTCGATCTCGACGCTGAGTTTCCGGCCCTCGCTGCTCGGCAGTTGGGTTGGCTCGACGTGGCCTTGCTTTGTACGCACGAGCTCGACGTGCCAGGCTCGTTGCGGAATTGCATTCGTGTGCTGCTGCACTGGAATACGACGAAGCCGCCAGGCGAACTCGCTCACGTATACGTCAAAGGGGCGAGCATCCTGCGGCCCGACCTGTCGCGCCTGCCGCCGGTCGATTGGGACGAACTGGAAACCTGGATCGACGAGGAACTCGCCAACCAGTCCAAGCATCGCGCCCCGCGCCCTCAATAG
- a CDS encoding 3-oxoacyl-ACP reductase family protein: protein MQVELAGKTAIVTGGAQGIGRAIVAQLAANGAAVAIIDLVTEAARETVAALTAQGQRVAAYAADVADAAAMGSVVAQVVEQFGSVDILVNNAGINTVKDRLPIQEYSREDWDRILRVDLTGVFVVSQAVIPRMLAVGAGRIINIASVAGLVPLRLQSAFVAAKAGVVNLTRSMALELAPRGILVNCIAPGSIITQGTRALFYGADGTYSERAASLIAHIPVGRPGTPEEIAHAALFLAAPEASYVNGAVLTVDGGWTAGYHREW from the coding sequence ATGCAAGTCGAGTTGGCAGGAAAAACGGCGATTGTCACCGGCGGCGCCCAGGGAATCGGTCGGGCGATCGTCGCGCAACTGGCGGCCAACGGTGCCGCCGTGGCCATTATCGATTTGGTCACGGAAGCGGCCCGCGAGACGGTCGCAGCACTGACCGCCCAAGGGCAGCGTGTGGCCGCCTATGCGGCTGACGTGGCCGATGCCGCGGCGATGGGTTCCGTCGTCGCACAAGTTGTCGAACAGTTCGGTTCGGTAGACATCCTGGTCAACAACGCCGGCATCAACACGGTCAAAGATCGTCTGCCCATTCAGGAATACAGCCGCGAGGATTGGGACCGTATCCTGCGAGTCGACCTGACGGGCGTGTTTGTCGTCTCCCAAGCGGTGATTCCGCGGATGTTGGCGGTGGGCGCCGGCCGGATTATCAATATCGCCTCGGTAGCCGGCTTGGTCCCGTTGCGGTTGCAAAGCGCCTTCGTAGCAGCCAAGGCGGGTGTGGTGAACCTGACACGCTCAATGGCGCTCGAGCTTGCGCCGCGCGGCATTCTGGTCAACTGCATCGCCCCCGGCTCGATCATCACGCAGGGAACACGCGCGCTATTCTACGGCGCCGACGGTACCTACTCGGAACGGGCCGCCAGCCTGATTGCGCACATTCCCGTGGGCCGGCCAGGCACGCCCGAGGAAATTGCCCACGCCGCGCTGTTTCTCGCGGCCCCCGAGGCAAGCTACGTAAATGGTGCCGTGCTCACCGTCGACGGCGGTTGGACAGCCGGCTACCATCGCGAGTGGTAA
- a CDS encoding cupin domain-containing protein produces the protein MAEIKLYQGYPPSTGRIPKPDTPVQPNIVTVKDGCPVKYPGCEGIGVRVAHPSNPRAPAQSFGQVVFFVPPHAVLKPGSHESEESYYILRGRGVMTLAGRRVDVEPGMFVHLPPWCEHGIENTGDESLDVLITTSPPHP, from the coding sequence ATGGCCGAAATCAAGCTTTATCAGGGCTACCCTCCTAGCACCGGGCGGATTCCAAAGCCCGACACGCCCGTGCAGCCCAATATCGTTACTGTGAAGGACGGTTGTCCGGTGAAGTATCCTGGCTGCGAAGGGATTGGAGTGCGCGTGGCGCATCCCTCGAACCCTCGGGCCCCGGCGCAGAGCTTTGGCCAGGTCGTGTTCTTCGTTCCACCTCACGCGGTGCTGAAACCAGGCAGCCACGAAAGTGAAGAAAGTTATTACATCCTGCGCGGGCGAGGTGTCATGACGCTGGCCGGCCGGCGCGTCGACGTCGAGCCCGGCATGTTCGTTCACTTGCCCCCTTGGTGCGAACATGGCATCGAGAATACCGGCGACGAAAGTCTCGACGTGCTGATCACCACCTCGCCGCCGCATCCGTAA